DNA sequence from the Streptomyces tsukubensis genome:
CACTGTCGCCGCGGGTGGGAAGTGGCCGGGGGTATCCGCCGTGGCGGCGGCACCGGCGATATGCGCGAAGGGGCTTTCCCGGTTCACTCCATGGGTGAACACCAGCCCGAGGACAAGGAGTGCGAGCCACACCAGATGCCACGGTCCCCGTAATTCCGAGGACCGCGGCATACCAATGGCGGGCCGCTCCGTAATCATGCCGTGATCATAACCGCTTCTCCGGCGACAAGCGCAACTCGCACTTCCCGATCCGGCCGTGCATGGCCGTAATCATTCCCTGCGCGTCGGCGCGGCTTCACCATCGACGGAAACCCGGCCCGCCGGGTCCGGCAGGTCCGGCGGTGTCGGCGGAGTCGGTTCCGGGGCGGCGGGCGGACGCAACGTCGTCGCAACCTCCCGGTGGGTTCACTGGCCGCTCGTCCGGCAGCCGGTACCTGCCGGGGAAGGAACACGGCCCCGGCGGGCGCAGTTCCGCTCCGGGCGGACAGCGCCAGGGGATGGTGCGAGTCGGCGGCCGCCCACCACCTCCGGGCGGCCGCCGTCACCGGGCCGGGCTCCCGGAGCGGAGTCGGCGCCGCTCCGGGACCCGGTCCGGGCCCTGCCCACTGCCCTGTTACGGCTGAAGGCCGCTCACGACCTCCGCCGTCGCCGCGACGCCCTCGTGGATCGTGGGCGCCATGCTGGTGCCCGCGAGGAAGAAGCCGAGCAGGGCGCAGACGATGGCGTGGGAGAACTTCAACCCGCCGTTGCGCAGGAAGACCACTGCCAGGATCACCAGAAGCAGCAGCACCGACATCGAGACGACCATCACCAACCTCCTCCGCCGCGCCCAATTTGCGGCTTTCGTCGGCCAGTCTGGCGTAGCGAAGGGTCCGTACAGCCTTCCGGCGTGTCCGCCGGACGGGTGGTTGGGCGGCCGGAGCGGAGTTACCGGCGGAGTTCAGACGCCCGTCGGGCGCTGAGCACCGCGAGCGGCACCGGCCGGAGCCACCTCGTCCCAGTGCACGGTCCGGTCGCACCAGCGCTCCAGCAGCACCCTGTCGTGTCCGACGGCCAGCAGACCGGCACCGGTCCCGCGGCGGTAGGTTTCGACGACCGCCACCAGCGCGGCGGTGGTCGACGCGTCGAGCATCGCGGTCATCTCGTCGCAGACCAGCCACCGGGGGCGGAGCACGAGGGCGCGGGCCAGACACGCCCGCTGCAACTGTCCGTCGCTCACCTCGTGCGGACGGCGGCGCAGCAGATCGTCCGTCAGCCCCACCTCGGCGGCCAGTTCCGCGGTGCGGCCCGCCGCCTCGGCCCGGCGGCCGGTCGCCCGCAGCGGCTCAGCGATCAGGTCCTGGAGGGTCAGCCGGGGATCGGCGGAGAGCCGGGGCTGCTGGAACACGACGCCGATCGCGGTGCGCAGTTCGCGCGGGGCGCCGTACCGCCAGCCCCGGACGGGCACGCCGTCGACGACGACCCCGCCGGACCAGGGCCGGTGCAGCAGCGCGGCGACCCGGGCGAGGGTGGACTTTCCGCAGCCGCTCGGGCCCAGCAGCCCGACGGCCTCGCCGGGCGCGAGGGTGAGCGACACATCACGGACGACCGCGACACCCCGCTCGTACCCCGCGGTGACCGAGGTCAGTTCAAGCACGGTGCACGTCCTTCGTCGAAGCGGCCCGGGCGGCCGCCGGCGTCACCGGGTGGTGGCAGGCGACACCGTCCGTGAACGCGGGCCGGACGGCACAGCGTTCCCCGGCCCGGTCGCAGCGGGCGGCGAAGGCGCAGCCCTCGGGCAGGTCACTCAGCTCGGGCGGCAGCCCCGGGACGGCGGTGAAGTCGCGCTCGGGCAGGGCGTTCAGCAGTCCACGGGCGTACGGATGGCGGGGCCCGGACTCACCGAAGAAACCACGGGCACCGGTCAGTTCGACGATCCGGCCCGCGTACATCACGGCGACCCGGTCAGCGATCCGCTCGGCCGCCGCCAGATCATGGGTGATCATCAGCAGGGCCCGGCCGTCGTCGGTGTGGCGGCGCAGTTCGTCCGCGGTCCGGTTGACCAGATCGCGGTCGAGGCCGGTGGTCGGCTCGTCAGCGAGCAGCAGAGGGGCGTCACCGATCAGGGCGAGCGCGGTGGCGGCGCGCTGAGCGAGCCCTCCGGACAGCTCATGGGGATAGCGGTCCAGATGGTCCGCGGGGAACGCGGCGCGTTCGGCCGCAGCGACGGCGGCCGAACGGGCCGCCTTGCGGGAGAGACCGGTCAGCTCCCGCAGGGTCTCTTCGATCTGGGCGCCGACGGTCCGGACGGGGGTGAGGTGCGCGGCCGGTGACTGCGGTACGAGACCGACCAGCCGCCCCCGTACGGTAAGCGCCAGGGTGTGCTCGTCGGCACCGAGCAGCTCGGTCCCGGCGACGGTGGCGGTACCGGCGGTCTGCGCATTGCCCGGCAGCAGCCCCAGCAGCGCCGACGCCAGTACGGACTTGCCGCAGCCGCTCTCACCGACCAGGGCCAGGCACTCCCCCGCCGCCAGGTCGAAACTCGCACCGCTGACGGCGGCGACATGACGGCCGCCGCGCATCCGGAACCGTACGGAGAGATCGCGTACGGAGAGCACCGGGGACGCCGTGCCCTCGCTGCCGGTCCGGGCGGCGGCCACGGACACCCGGGCGGCCGCGCGGGCATCGCCCAGGTCGGCCAGATCGCTCACGTCGCTCACAGCGCCCCTTCCGTTCGCTTCTCCGCCCCCGCGGCTCAGAGGTGCACCCATCGCCGCCGACTGCGACCCGGCGGCCGCGCGTGCGTCGCTCACAGCGCCCCTTCCGTTCGCTTCTCCGCCCCCGCGGCTCAGAGGTGCACCCATCGCCGCCGACTGCGACCCGGCGGCCGCGCGTGCGTCGCTCACAGCATCAACTCCGATCGGCGTCGCGGGTTCATCCGTTCCCGCCAGGCTCCGGCGAGGCCGGCGATGGCGAGCGTCGGGATGATCAGGAACAGGCCGGGGAAGAGCGTCGGCCACCAGTCGCCCGCCAGCAGCGAACCCCGCGCGGTCTGGATCAGATTGCCGAGGCTGGCCTGGTGGCTCGGCAGGCCCAGGCCCAGGAAGGAGAGCGCGGACTCGTGCCACATCGCATGCGGGACCATCAGCACGGCCGCCAGGCCCGCCTGCGGGAGTACCGCGGGCACCAGATGGCGGCCGGTGACCCGCAGGCGGGAGGCTCCGCCGGAGATCGCCGCGTCGATGTACGGGCGCGAGCGCAGCGACAGCACCTCCGAGCGGACGATGCGTGCCGTCGACAGCCAGTGTGTGACGGCCACCGAGGCGATGACCGGCCAGACCCCGGGCCGGAACATGGCGACGACGAAGATGCCGAGCAGCAGGTGCGGTACGGACGAGAAGGTGTCGACCAGGCGCATCACGACCCGGTCCACCCAGCCGCCGAAGGTGGCCGCCGCTGCGCCCACCAGAGTTCCGACGACCGTGGCCACCAGCGCGGCGACGAGTCCGACGAGCAGGGAGATCCTCAGGCCGTACACCGAGCGCAGCAGCAGGTCCCGGCCGACGTCGTCGGTGCCGAAGGGATGCGCGAGGGACGGCGGCTGGAGCTTCTGCGAGAGGTCGACCGCCTGTTCGTCGAGCTGGACGACCGGCGGCACGATCAGGACCGCCAGGACGACGGCCGCGACGATCACCGCCGATACGGTGACCCGGACGGTGCGGGTGGAGCGGCGGGTGCGTCCACGGGAACGCCATACGACGTCAGCCATCGAAGCCCACTCTCGGGTCGGCCAGTCCGTACAGCAGATCGGAGAGGAGATTGCCGATCAGCACCGCTGCCGTCGCCAGCACGGTGAGCGCGGCCAGCAGCGGGAAGTCGACGGAGGTGGCCGCCGAGACGGTGGCGGCGGCGATCCCGGGCCAGCTGAAGACGGTCTCCACCAGCAGCGCCCCGGTGATCAGTTCGGGTACCCGGGAGCCGATCAGGGTGAGCATGGGCAGCATCCCGGAGCGCAGGGCGTGGTGCAGCAGCACGGTCCGTTCGCTGATGCCCCGGGCGCGGGCGCCGCGGACCGGGTCCTCGTCGAGGGCGTCGCCGACCCCCTGGCGTACGTAGAGGAAGAACCACGGCATCTGGGTGATGCCGAGGACCGTGGCGGGCAGCACGAGATGCGTGGCGACCTGGCCGAAGGTGACGGTGTCGCTTCCGGTGTCGGTGAGCCCGCCCGCGGGCAGTGCGCCGAGCCGGAGGGCGAAGACCCAGATGACGAGGAGGCCCAGCCAGAACGCGGGCGCGGCTTCCAGGGTGTAGGCGGCGGAGCTGACCGTGCGGTCCAGCAGACCGCCGCGGCTGCGGGCGGCGAGTACGCCGAGCACCGTACCGAGGACGACGGCGAGGGCGAAGGCGGTCACGGCGAGGAGGACGGACCAGCCGACGCGTTCACCGATGGCGTCGGCGACCGGCTGGCGGAGCACGCTGGAGTCCCCGAGGTCGCCCTGGAGCGCCGCGGTCAGCCAGTTCCACCAGCGGCTGACGAGCGGTTCGTCGACGCCGAGATTGGCGCGGATGCGGTCGAGATCCTCCTGGGTCGCGGTCATTCCCGCGGTGCCGGTGTACGCCTTGACCGGGTCGAAGGGCGATGCCGCGGCGACGGCGAACACGCCGAAGGTGACGATCAGGAGGACCGGGAACGCGAAGAGGGCCCGGCGGCCCGCCATGCGGGCCATCGGGCCCCAGGGCAGGCGGCGCCCGGTGCGGGGCGCCGCCTTCTCCCCGGTCCCCTCGGTGAGGGCGCCGGTCACTTCTTCGGCGTCCAGTCCTCGACGTTCCACCAGGGGCCGGAGGCCAGACCGTGCTCGTGCGGCTCGACCTGGGTGCTCAGTCCGTCCCACTTGTCGTTGACGACGTACAGATGGTCGATGTGGGTGAGGAAGGTGTAGCCGGGGTTCTTCACGAGTTCGCGCTGGACGGTCTCGTACGCGGACTTGCGGACGGCCTTGTCGCCGCTCTGCCGCCCCTTGACCAGGGCCTGGTCCACCGCCGGGTTGTCGTACCAGGCCATGTTGTTGAAGCCGTCGCCCGCGAGGGAGGAGGTGAGCAGCAGGTACTGGTCGAAGTCGGGGTCGCCGGGCGAGCCGCCGCCGGCCAGGACCGCGTCCTGCTTCATCCGCGGTTCGATGACCTCCCAGGTGCCGGCCTGGGTCTTGACGGAGATGCCCGCCTTCTTCGCGTCGGAGGCGTAGGCGAGGGCGTGGTCCTGGCGGAGCTTGTCGCCGGAGGGGTACCAGAGCGGGAACTCGGCGCGGACGCCGTCCTTCACCCGGATCCCGTCGCCGCCCGGCTTCCAGCCCGCTTCGTCGAGGATCTGCTTCGCCCGGTCGAGGTCGTGGGTGCGTTCGGTGCCCTTGGCGAACCACTCGCTGTCGGTGGGGACGGGGCCGTAGGCGGGCTTCCCGGCGCCTTCGAGGATCTTGTCGACCATGGCCTTGCGGTCGACGGCGACGTCGAGCGCCCGGCGGACGGCGAGGTCGCCGGTGACCTTGTTGCCGGTGGGCAGGGTCACGGTGCGGTAGTCGTACGTGGTGGCCGCGTGCGTCTTCCTGGACTTGTCGCCCTTGAAGCCCTCGGCCAGGTTGGGCGGGAGGATGGCGCCGTCGAGGTCGCCGGCGCGCAGCCGGGTGGCCCGGACGTCGTCGTCCTTGATGACCGCCATGGTGAACTTCTTCACCGCGGGCGCGCCGCCCCAGTAGGAGGGGTTCGCCTTGAAGGTGAGCTTCTCGCCCTTGGACCAGGAGCTGAGGAGGTACGGGCCGGTGCCCACGGGCCGGGTGGTGAAGGGGCCGGTGTTCACGTCCTGTCCGACGAGCACGTGCCGGGGCACGATCGGGTGGACGGTGCGCTGGGCGAAGGGCGCGTAGGGGTACTTGAGGGTGAAGACGACCGTGTCGCCGCCGGGAGCCGTGACGTCCTTGACGGCGTCCAGCTCGGACCGGGAGGCGTTGTTGGTCTTCGGGTCGAGGACGGTCTTGTAGGTGAAGACGACGTCCTCGGCGGTGAACGGCTTGCCGTCGCTGAAGGTGACGCCCTTGCGCAGGGTGTAGGTGTACGTCAGCCCGTCGGGGCTCACCTTCGGGAGGGCGGCGGCGAGCGCGGGCTTCAGCTGCATGTCGGGGCCCATGGCGAGCAGCCCGTCGAAGATCTTGGAGTTGCCGTCCTTGCCGAAGCCGAGGAGGGGGCTGAGGCTCTCGGGCTCGGTGGCGATGCCGACGACGGCCGAATCCTTGGCGCCGCCCGCGGAGCCGCTGCCCGGATTCGAGCAGGCGGTGGCTCCCGCGGTGAGCGCAGCCGCCAGGGCGACGGCCGCCGCCCGGTGTATCCGGTGGCCGGAACGGGCCACGCGGGCCGATGGAGCGGACACGGTACCCACACCCCTAATGAAGATCAACCGTTGTTGCGAATTCCTCGCAATTAAACATCATGTACAGGCCACGGGGCACCGGGGCCTCCTGAAACCGGGACACCCCTCCCGCGGCGTTGTGACCGGGGCCACACGCCTGGCCCGCGCACCCGGCGCGCGCCGCCTCGGACCCGGTACGGGTGCCCCGTACCCTGTGCCGGTCCCGGGGCGGGAGGTCCCGCTCCGGTGCGGGCACGGGCGGACGGTCCGGCCGTTGACGACAGGGGGTGGACAGGTGCGACGGGCGATACGGATGCCACAGC
Encoded proteins:
- a CDS encoding ABC transporter ATP-binding protein encodes the protein MLELTSVTAGYERGVAVVRDVSLTLAPGEAVGLLGPSGCGKSTLARVAALLHRPWSGGVVVDGVPVRGWRYGAPRELRTAIGVVFQQPRLSADPRLTLQDLIAEPLRATGRRAEAAGRTAELAAEVGLTDDLLRRRPHEVSDGQLQRACLARALVLRPRWLVCDEMTAMLDASTTAALVAVVETYRRGTGAGLLAVGHDRVLLERWCDRTVHWDEVAPAGAARGAQRPTGV
- a CDS encoding ABC transporter ATP-binding protein; translated protein: MRGGRHVAAVSGASFDLAAGECLALVGESGCGKSVLASALLGLLPGNAQTAGTATVAGTELLGADEHTLALTVRGRLVGLVPQSPAAHLTPVRTVGAQIEETLRELTGLSRKAARSAAVAAAERAAFPADHLDRYPHELSGGLAQRAATALALIGDAPLLLADEPTTGLDRDLVNRTADELRRHTDDGRALLMITHDLAAAERIADRVAVMYAGRIVELTGARGFFGESGPRHPYARGLLNALPERDFTAVPGLPPELSDLPEGCAFAARCDRAGERCAVRPAFTDGVACHHPVTPAAARAASTKDVHRA
- a CDS encoding ABC transporter permease translates to MADVVWRSRGRTRRSTRTVRVTVSAVIVAAVVLAVLIVPPVVQLDEQAVDLSQKLQPPSLAHPFGTDDVGRDLLLRSVYGLRISLLVGLVAALVATVVGTLVGAAAATFGGWVDRVVMRLVDTFSSVPHLLLGIFVVAMFRPGVWPVIASVAVTHWLSTARIVRSEVLSLRSRPYIDAAISGGASRLRVTGRHLVPAVLPQAGLAAVLMVPHAMWHESALSFLGLGLPSHQASLGNLIQTARGSLLAGDWWPTLFPGLFLIIPTLAIAGLAGAWRERMNPRRRSELML
- a CDS encoding ABC transporter permease, with the protein product MARMAGRRALFAFPVLLIVTFGVFAVAAASPFDPVKAYTGTAGMTATQEDLDRIRANLGVDEPLVSRWWNWLTAALQGDLGDSSVLRQPVADAIGERVGWSVLLAVTAFALAVVLGTVLGVLAARSRGGLLDRTVSSAAYTLEAAPAFWLGLLVIWVFALRLGALPAGGLTDTGSDTVTFGQVATHLVLPATVLGITQMPWFFLYVRQGVGDALDEDPVRGARARGISERTVLLHHALRSGMLPMLTLIGSRVPELITGALLVETVFSWPGIAAATVSAATSVDFPLLAALTVLATAAVLIGNLLSDLLYGLADPRVGFDG
- a CDS encoding ABC transporter substrate-binding protein, whose translation is MARSGHRIHRAAAVALAAALTAGATACSNPGSGSAGGAKDSAVVGIATEPESLSPLLGFGKDGNSKIFDGLLAMGPDMQLKPALAAALPKVSPDGLTYTYTLRKGVTFSDGKPFTAEDVVFTYKTVLDPKTNNASRSELDAVKDVTAPGGDTVVFTLKYPYAPFAQRTVHPIVPRHVLVGQDVNTGPFTTRPVGTGPYLLSSWSKGEKLTFKANPSYWGGAPAVKKFTMAVIKDDDVRATRLRAGDLDGAILPPNLAEGFKGDKSRKTHAATTYDYRTVTLPTGNKVTGDLAVRRALDVAVDRKAMVDKILEGAGKPAYGPVPTDSEWFAKGTERTHDLDRAKQILDEAGWKPGGDGIRVKDGVRAEFPLWYPSGDKLRQDHALAYASDAKKAGISVKTQAGTWEVIEPRMKQDAVLAGGGSPGDPDFDQYLLLTSSLAGDGFNNMAWYDNPAVDQALVKGRQSGDKAVRKSAYETVQRELVKNPGYTFLTHIDHLYVVNDKWDGLSTQVEPHEHGLASGPWWNVEDWTPKK